Sequence from the Hirundo rustica isolate bHirRus1 chromosome 9, bHirRus1.pri.v3, whole genome shotgun sequence genome:
ACAAGTTTTGGGAGTGCTCTGTAGTGGTTAAGAAAATGCTGCACCTTCAAAGAGACAAAATGAACAGACCATGGAGACAGTAGCAGAAATACATGTTTATGTGTGGATTACTGAGTGGTACATGAATATGGGTTAACACAACTCCTCACTGCACACCAGCACTTCACATCTTCTCCACATGAACATCTCCAGTTGAAATCCCATGGAAAACTCCAGActgaaaacctgcagctcccgGGTGTGAGGAGCTGATGTGCCCGCCTGCCTTTGCCCCAGCCCTTGGCCACAGCGTGCAGCACCCTCCAGGGAGTGACCAAGGCCTGAGGGGAGCCTGGATGAGCGCAAGGACACCCTCAGCCACTGGGCTTTGGCAGTGCCCAAGTCTGGGACTGGGTCGCCCTGGCAGATCCCAGTCTCAGCATGCAGGGCAAGACCTGGGCGGTTCGTCCTGTGATTGATGAGGTGCAAGGCTCCAGGTCGCTGAAGTCACCATAAAACACACATCAAACCATCTCCtggtgttcctctgaggaatgcagctgcagggagccctTTTCCATGTGTGCCTGTGGCAAGAAGCGGGCGCCAGGGTGGTGTGGAGGCAGTGCCCGGTGCCCCATGCCCCTGGCTGCAGCGTGGGGTTGCCTTGCCCCACAGCAGGGATAGGGGTCCCTTGGGGAGCACAAGACCTGCCTCCTGCACGAGCCCAGGTGCCAGGATGGCACACAGATGCCACAGGCACATGGTGGTCCTGGAGGATGCCTTTGTGTTTGCTCAGCTGGATCGCCAAGGTTTCCCTCGAGATGGTCTGGTCACTCACACTCCTCTCTGTGATGGACCCCAAGCACACATCCAGAAACCCTGCTTTTCAGCTCTCTGACTCTCAGGGGAGTCGAGATGCCCATGATACAggaatatatgtgtgtgtacatgtaTACATGAATACAGGAATATAGATGTACATGTTGTGTTTATGTACTGCTGTATATAGTgataaaatacatgaaatatcTCCTACCAGAAATATGACGGTTGGCATCAGCCCAATAGTAAATACTTCTGGGCCTGTGGAAAGCTGGGCCGTGGGGTTGGTACAGGTGTTGACACCTTTCTGGGCAAGCCTGCCCGAGCAATTAGCCAAACGACCTTTCTACACAAACACAACTTCCCTAGAGCTCCAAAAGGCTTCAGTGGCCACATTTTCTGGCCACATGGTAGATCACTGGCAGCCCTCAAAGTAGACTTCAAGCATTTTAGCAGAAATTGAGCCAGGGAGGGATTGCCAACAGAGCTGTTTCCTCTCTCCTGACTCCAGCCTGCACCTTTCTTTTCAGCACATACATACCTAGACACCGTCTCCCTGCCCCACATGCCGCTGCCGCAGCAGTGACGTTCCAGGGTTTGATGGTGCGTAGCAAGAGcctccagcagcatcccaaCACTATGGCATTGGTGGCGGTGGCATTTAACTGTGAAACGTGTGAGGGAATCTGGAAATAGCCACCGAAAAATTAAGTAGAAATGAAAGATCCAGGTCTTTCTTCAGGGAAGGTCGTTTGGTGTTGCATTTCTGAGTCACGCTCTAAATGAGGAGCTTGAACGTGCTGACCCCGCTTCTACTGACACCAGTTCATGGAGATGTTGGGAGCGTGCAGGGAGcgtgtgcaggcagaggtgagGGGAGCAccctgctgcagaggggctggcgAAGCCCCCATcctgcacccagccctgcttctgCCTCCCCTTTTTTGCCCACCTGAATGGTAGACACTGCCGGGGGGTCCTGTGCCCTTTCCATGGGACCCTCCTGCTGCTCATGGGCTCCCTTGGGCTCTTCAGCATCACCCAAGCCACCACCCTCTGCATTCTCCCCGGGGGAATGCCTCTGAGCATcacccctgctgctccagcactgacTTTCCCAGGCCTTTTGCTCCACAGCTTAAAAAAAGAGTCACGTTTGTGACTGCCTCCAtccttcccctgcctccccACTCCCgcctggaaaacacagcccaTTTCCTGCAGCTCGggatgtatttttcttcattgctaTAGTGACAACGTGTAAATATTTGGGGCTGGTGGGGTTTTGATCAGATTTTGCAAGTCTTgaagaggctggaaaatccGTTGTTTATGTTATTGCATTTTGCGTGGAGTCCCATGACTTGCAGCGAGGCTGAGCCTGGGGAAGGGGACTGGTCTGGGATGccagtgggcagcagggccatgGATGTTTTGCTGGCATCTGCCAGATTGCTGGCTGAAGCAGCTCTTTGCAAGCCATGACCCTGTGGATGATGCACCAGGAAACCAACACAGGGATGAACCATCCAGGCCCCATGGATCAGGGGTTTATCACATTTCCCTCGGGGCTGAAATGAGATCCTGGGGGCTGTTTTTCATGTATGCCCTTGCCCCATCCTCAGGTGTGATTTATTCTGTGAGCAGAGGGCTGGCTTTGAACCATTAGAAGGCAGCTGGTCCTTTTTAGAGACAGCCTATGGAAACATATGGCTTAGGCAGATAGAAGGATACAGGAGAGAGTGATGCAGGCTATACAAACTCAGCAGGGTCTGCACTCTGTTCTAGAAGCCAGGGggttatttttcatgtttccaGTGATGGGTTTGAGTTTCcagatttggtttttttgtgtttggtttggatttttcaACTTGGATCCGAACAGctggaatttcagctttttttccccccagcacggcttcccttcctcctgtgcTTGATGCCCTGTGTTGGGTTTGTGCAGAAGTATTGCTTTGGCATGCCTACTGCAGAGAGGAGCAACTGAGACAagagagccctgcagcagcccctggagctgccatCCCAGCACACCAGGAGAGCTGTGCACTGGGATGTGGCAGAGGATGTGCCCTGCGAGCTCAGGGCATCGTGCAAAGGCTGGAGAGAGCAGTTCTGGGTTGCTAAACAGTCCCGGTGTTTTGGACCAACAGTTTTAgcttcttgtttttctgttcagaGTGAAGCAAGCAGGCTGGCTCCgagtggagctgctggggaagcaATGCCCCAGGCTCGCCCTGCTCACCCCTGGTGCCAGCCAGGCGTGCCCTGCAGCACCCGGCCCTGCCGTACAGCGGTCCCTGCCATCCTTGTCACAGTGCCACCCTTGCTGTACGTGTCACTGCTGCCCCTGCCGTGCCCTCCACCCTGGGCGGCTGTCGTGGtgcctgctgcttccctcagGAAGGTGATGCCAATCAGGCAGTGGGTGTGTGTCAGCTCGCCTTGGCCAGGGAGGGGAGCACCTGCAGGACGGCTGAGCAGTCTCAGCAGCTGCACCCCGGGAAACTGGGAGCGAGCCTGGGGCAAACCAGCAACATGGGCAACACTGGGAGAAAAATGATCATGTTCTAAGGAGTCCTAAGAAGGCAAAGTCAGCACCTCAGAGCCTCCAGCTAATGCCAAGCTCCACAGCACCAGGGATGTGTCAGCTGGCCCTGTGGCTCCtggtcactgcagagctggggctgctccctcaCCCTTCTGGGTCCCAATTCCAGGGAGTTTCTGCAAATTGGTCTTTTGTGGGAGAGGAATGAGATGCTAAGAGAGGAAACACCAGGACAACTGACAGTCCAAAGCATGGGGGGAGGTGTTTAGCAACACCCCTGGGTGCTATTCTGGGGCGGTAACAAGAAAGCAAAGCggctgcaggagaaggggcGGGTGTTTAGACAGAAGCAGTGGGGATGCTTCGTGCAGCCCTTGCTGCATTGCTACTTGATTAACTCATGATAAAACTCTGACCGCACAAATCTGGGCAGGGAGTCTTTTTCCATCAGGGCAAAGATCCTCTTCTGGGCCATGTCAAAGCTGGTTGGTGATGGCTCCACCAGGTTCTTCATGGTCACAGCCTTGGTGAAGTGGTCGATGTTCACCTGTCATGAGAGTGTAAGAGGGATGGGAGCCTGCCTTTGGAGGGCTGAGTGCTGCTCTGTCCCACCAACAATCATGCAAACGGCGAGGGGAGGGACTGAAGCGGGTTCATTTTGCATTGGTGGCAAAGCTGTCAGGAtgagctctgtcctgctgcaaaGCTGTCTTGGGGAGGAAGATTACTGTACATTGTCAGCCCTTATGATTGATGTCATGCCTCTGTGGGGAAGCAGGGGACAGGCATGAGTTGGGGGTGCCCGTGGCTGGAGAGAGCCCACCAGAGGCTGAGCGTGCCAGCAGGGGTTCCGGGTTTGTGAAGGATGAGAGTGCAGCATGAGGGGATGGGGCTCCCCCTTGACAAGGATACAGCCCTCCGAGCCCCTCAGCCACGGCACAAGGCGCCCTGCAGCCATCGCTCTCCCTTGGGATGGAGGCTGACAAGGCAGCAGCCTCATTTCTCCCAGTACCATCTCCTGCCTATGGCCACTGACCTCTTTGGGTGCCTCAGTCTGGATGAACTCCTCATAGATCTTTTTGGCCTTCTCTGCCATCTTCACGGGGGACTTGGTTTTCTTGTAGTCCTCGCAGGCCACCCAGAACTCGGCGTTTTCCTCGCTGAACTCGGAGcgcaggaagctgcagaagctGGCGAGCCCATCTGGGGGGGGCAAGAGGGAGGTGAGACCTCGCTGAGCACTGGCAGTGCAAGAGGGGCCAAACCCTCACTGAGCCCCCCGAGGGACGTGGAAAGAGGGGAGGTGACCAGCCACGGGGAGGTGTGAACTTACAGGGGTTTTGCAGGAGCTTCTCCAAGGAATCACGCCACTGCAGAGCCTCCTCTGGAGATGGCCTGAGGAGAGTAAAGGAAGCCCAGGTGGTCCGTGGTTACCCCACAGCTTCCTCCTGGGCTCCCGGTTTTTAAACAACTCCTTTAGAAATGGGGAGGAACAGAGTAACAAGTTGCTGAGAGTTTCGGGGCGGAGGCTGAAACTGCAATAGGGATGCTGCCGCATCACAGCACAGGCGCCCTTCTCCGGGGCAGAGCCGAGTGCAGGGAGGGTGAGGATGGGGCGAGGAGGGCGAATTCCCCCGCACTTGAGCAGAGCAGCGGCTGAGCTGCAAAGCGAGTCCCTTCTGCAGCCGCAGCGCTCCTCCTCGCCCCAGCGCCCACGCAGAGCAGGGGCTCTGCGGGCGGCTGGGAAGcatctctgtgttttcctgctgggGTGGGGAGAGATGCTCCCCGCCGGCCACGGGGGCTGCTGCGGCCGGGGTCAGCGCCCTCCGCTCCCACAGCCCGCCCGGCCCGTTCCCACGCCCTGCGGCGCGCCGGGCCACGGGGCTCGGCGCCCTTCCCCCTGGAAACCGCCGGCGTTTTCCATCCGCAcggtttttcctctttttttatttttgttttaatatattttgcaaTGTGATATTTGCAGTGAGACTGAAGAGTTTtgtgggtgtgggttttttggtttggttggttggttggttggatttttttttttttttcttttttttttcttgtgggttttttgttcttttatttaagCTCCGAGGACTTTGACCAAGCTGCCTTgggctcccagctccttccctgcatcGCTGCCAGCGTTTGACTGGAGGGCAAGGGATGCCCCCTGCTCAGCACTgagtgctgggctggctgtggaCCATCTCCACACCCTGCAGGCAGCGCTGCACTctcttgttttgctgctgcaggggcCACACATGGGGGCTGAAACCCcctggctgagcagggcagcCCTGGAAGCGGAAGGGAGAACGGGCAGGACAGACTGTCCTGGTTCTGGGGCCCCAGAAGCTTCTGTGGTGAGTCTGGGGGAAGTACAGGTGCCAATGCCTAGCCACGCTGCCCAAGGGgttgcagcagggaaaggagaggctTTCTCAGGGTGGTTACCAGCCCTCACTTGTCACCAAACCATCAGCAGTAGGCACCATGGCAGGGGGTTCTTATCCTTCACTTTCTGGACCTTGAATTGTGTTTGCATTTCCATCAAGGATCAAAGTTCTCCCTGCCCCCATGTCCCTGTCAGGCGACTTCTCACCCCAGTGAAGAAGAGCATCACTGCAGCAACCTAACACAATCCAGATTTCCTGGAAACCACCAAATTCACTTTCCCATTATCTGAATGTCCCTGGGATGATATTAACTGCGAGTGAAATGCTGACAGGTGAGTGATGCCAGGGCTGCACAATGATGCAGTGTAGGAGAAAACAGCTCCTCCAGATGGAATGGAGAtgttctccagctctctgcagggaTGGTTAATTGAGACAAATGTGTCTCTGTCACAGAGGCATCAGGGGCATGGCAGCAGTGGAGTGAGAACCACACAATCcactgggctctgccagccctccctggcagggacagctcttgCCAGGTAGCGCTGTGGCAGGCAGGCACCGTGCTGGCAAACATCCCCCTGCATATCACTCCCCGCAGCCTGGACTGGAAGGCAAAATAATGAGTGTTCCATGTGCTTTAAATAATGTTGATAAGCCAGTATTATACACCAGCTCggtgctggagagcagtggTCAAGCCAAAGGCCATAAGGTGAGGAGGTCCCATCACCACAAAGCTGCCCCGAGCCAGGCATTGTGCTTCGAGGTTGTGCACCCAACTCAGGGACACGCTGCCACCCCAAAGCCAGACGGCTGCAAAGGCTGGTACCTCTGGGCTCAGGCAGGTGACTCAGAGAAGTCCAAGTGCCATATGCCTCTGGGAAAACCTCCATCAAATAACATGAAATCTCATCAAAAGTAAATTGAGTTTTCATGGGAAATCTAGTTTCCATAGAGCTGTATTGCCTGACATGTCTCATGCTGCCCTGACATAACTTCTTGAGCCTGCACCTAGCAGGCAGAATGCAAGGAGCATGTCATGAGCTGTCTGCCACGTAGagcctgctgtgccagcccacAGCAGGGCTTCAGCTCCTTTGCATCCCCAAAGGGCTTGTATCCACCCCACTGGCTGGGCACAGGCACCGCTGCAGCCCAGCCCTACGCAGCACTCACTTCTGGGCCTTGGGTGGCTTCTCCGGCTTCTCGGGGTAGGGGATGATTAAGTCGATGGTCGAGTCAGGCTTCTGGAGCAGTGTGCCCAGCTTTGTCTTGATCTCCTTGGCCCTGTAGcaagggaggagcagaggcaggtcAGGCAGAAGAAGGGGGCAGTGGGACGCTCacagtccctgccctgcatCCACTCTAATTCCAGGTGAACAAATGGACCCTAATGCTGTAAAGGCTGTGCCTGTCTGTAGCGTTTCTGAACAGGTGCTGCGCAGTAGTGGCAGCTCTTGATCTTGAACTCCTCGCTCTGTCCCCGTCTGTGGCCAGGATAATTGTATCAGCAGCGCTgtcaggctgctctggggctgaATTAGGGACGTGTCTGCAGCGCCCAGTCTCTATAGAGATGAGCTTGAAGAAGGGCTGGTGAGGAGGTGAACCTTCAGAGAAGAGGCAGTGcgggtgctgtgctgggggataCCTGCCCCGTGGTGCCACCCCACGCAGCCCCACACTGCTGACAGCACTCAGAGCCCTTAGATGGACATATAGCATGTTTAGCAGTGATATATAAGCCTTATATCTGCAATGGGAAGGGTCCTGTAAACAGGCACCTCCTGGgcgctgcctcctctgggcagagagaaggaaaaaaggtttcAGGAGCTGAAGATGCCAAAGGCTGACTGCCACTTCCTATTGCACCAAGGCCAAGCTCCAGACCTCCATTTGGAGGATGCAGAGAAAAGAGGGATTCCTGGGGCTTGGCAGCAGGCCCAGATGTCTCCCAAAAAGTTCCCTTTCATGCAATACAA
This genomic interval carries:
- the RGS5 gene encoding regulator of G-protein signaling 5, with product MCKGLAALPHTCLERAKEIKTKLGTLLQKPDSTIDLIIPYPEKPEKPPKAQKPSPEEALQWRDSLEKLLQNPYGLASFCSFLRSEFSEENAEFWVACEDYKKTKSPVKMAEKAKKIYEEFIQTEAPKEVNIDHFTKAVTMKNLVEPSPTSFDMAQKRIFALMEKDSLPRFVRSEFYHELIK